ttccaataatattgaattgcaaatttacctacaaatacagatttaaaatatagttggtcaaaccagtttgtcagtaaaaaagaacaaaaaaactatactcatccttttcttttgggtgctagtaccagtgtaagacaaagatagtatgattatctctgtctatgtttgaaatgagacagtcctttgataacctatatttcatttaaatattagcggtaaaaatgtctattcaaacacgcgttggtgtttttttaatcgttttggaggtaaagttgaacatttttcattgtgtatctgtaattctattttattggatttattgtgcgttgtttattgtataatatgagttccgacgaaaatattaaatgaatacctgttacttatactccatgtttaaggcaacgatgtatgtgaagcataatatcaacataaaaaacgatgtaatcttagttatgtggctactaacactacagtcagaaggatgcaaggcgaaaaatcaaagattcataaatatacctttgaacatttgtgtaataaattgattaactacatgtgtaaaatatacgacacgtgtgataaagataggtacaggtggtagttatattttgtgcctagtttacttttagtttctttagaattaaaactttgatttcgtggagatttctttatttatttcattgcatgtttgagaaaagcactatacatacatcggcgtgaaaaggggttgtcggcctcataactatccggcctcactacgttcggccgtatatatgcattcggccggcaaccccttacttcccggcctctgtagtaatgtactattaagtaaaaaaattgttgacaatgttgacatttctgatatatgaaatgtcaacgatgcgttttgaaattgcatcgactcaacttgtgcgttcagaattatatttaatatcattataaaaaaacaaacgtttcttatggaattttaaggtttatgacttaaaatcattaaataaagataaatttggtattttgtattagattctcaaaccatttatttaatgataattaatatcgaacgaaccattatcatgagcgttttacgttttgttatctgtcaagctacttaaacacgctccatccaaagtcaaattactttccccactagtggataaaacgcgtttttccccgcttgtattgaaggataaacgacaactttccgagctagtgaggggaaaagttttttACGTTCAGCTCAGGTCaatatatcaaaaatattttaggccCAAGCACAAAAGGCGTTGAACTAGCCAAAGCCAGATTAGCCAGATGAAGTCAGCCTGACACACTGACCTTAATCGGAGTCAATTGAAATGGCAATACCGAATATAATGAAAGCTTTGTGTTATAGATGGTCGCAGCAGGAGACCATGACATCACGTCGTGCTTGGAACTGTTTAAACCCGAGGTACCTAACTTCTAGTTTCTTAGTTAGTTTCTAGTTCTAGTGctctaaaaaaaactaatcctGGATAGAAATGATATCGATTgccattttcatttcaaaattgaCGATATCGACGCTGACTGCacatttttccaaaatctgtaaatgcCAATCATCGTCAGGTATTTACATCAAAAATTAGGGAAGGTCTCCGAGGACAATTTTCACGCAGCAGCACGAAAAACAGGTAGCTGCAAGCTGCCCCATTTAATAAAATCCATTATGTATACTCTATTTAATTTACGATCGTATATTATAGAGCACTCTATATACTTACGACGGATATGTTTGATGGTAACTGTATCCAAGTAGAAGAAACTGAACTGTTGTTTCCGCTGTTGGCAATGAGACCTACAAGGGCTATAATGACTTGTTCAAATCTTGCAGACATTGTAATTTGTACTTATTGTGCTTTCCTTTGCCAGAACATAGAACAAAATTGCTGCGAGATTGCGGATTTAGAAAATAAAGAACACTTCGATTCCTGCAAAACCGGTGACGAATGGGAGGTAAGACACAGTAATGGGatcgtgcgcgttggagggtctgccatcttgtggcctgaatcgcaagcataaacttcacatttacgcctcgcgccaaataTCTGACGGCtgctgtgctgccccctacagttcatgcacgctccctattaaAAAAGACAAGAACAACAAAAGTTGGTAATAGTTTTACTAAGTGTTTTTTACCTATCAACTATACCAAGGTACCCCGCATTTTGCTTCCGGACTTTGATTGTAATCAGCTGTTAGAAATACAGTAGTCAAAAACGAAAAATCGAGGTATTTCTTAAAGTCAGACTGATTCAATGTATAGAAAATAACACTACAAGAGACGATATTGTGGTGGGATGTTTGTAACTGTATAACGAGAcacttttatataaatgttcattACATTGACCATGCAACTTTCAGTGTGAAAACGCCAAATGCGTCTTAAGAAAGTCCGACCTATTGAGCGGGGACACACTAGACGAGAAGAAAACCAGAGATCTCCTAGAGAAGATTAAGCAAAAACGTCCGGAAAGCAAGGCTATGATCGATCGCGTGCGGACCGAGTGTCTGGAAGGGAAGTACGAAGATTACCCGCCGAAGGAGGCCTGTCCACTCATAAGGTTCCAGATCTGCAGCTACATTAATGCTCTTGTGGtgagtttttatttatgttttaattgcaACTTTGCAGGGGTAAGTTAATAAGTCCATATATCACAGATATGGCCTATCTCGTGTCCCCGGGCTATTTTAAGCATAATAATAGTAACAGCAGTTGTTTATATTGTTATGGATTAAagttatctaaaataaattataaaattgtttgcGTACCTAAGTTATTTTTATGATCAGGGCACGATAAACATTCCGATGTTTATCATCTGCATGTAGGAAAAAAGTAATCATTCATGTTTATATCATACAATATGGACTTAAATGTGTATAATGGTCAATGGTGCCATCAGCGCGTTTTTCTTTTTGTCCGTTTAAATGGAATGATCGCGTGATTCGAATGAATTAGTTGTTGTATAGTTGTAAGTTGTTTGCTTCAGATGATGTAATCtttttattttgcaaaaataTGTTTTGCTCGACTACACAatttgtatgtctatgcctTGAAACACTCGCACTCGCAACGCCCTTTACATTTTAACATTGACACGACTTGCACACTTGTAAAGCTACTTACTTAccaactataatattttttacaggaATGTGACAAATGGAAGCAAGATGACACATGTAAAAAGTTTTCTGACCACGCCAAAACCTGCAAGTCAGTGCTCGACAAACTTAAAGAATGAATCAATCAGCAAGGCGTCAAAGAAAACAACACAATATTAaaagataacattttatttgttcTTTCGGCCTCGATCTCATCGCcacatcaaaataaaatcagcAAGCCATACGTACtaaagataaaaattaaaattgtcacTATCAACTTGAACAAGCGTTTAGCAATAAgtgttttatttacaatatttacagcACTCCTCTACTAAAGGTCACTTCCCATTAATTCTAAAGAACGAATAATTTCTCTCcgaatttgaaccttatttcttAAAGAATTTACATTTCTACAGAACAGATGGGAATTACCCTCAGCTGACAACGATTTTTCGTTCCTTTCCTTCCGAAAGTGAGTTTTTTATAACCTTTATACAACTGCTTCTGATTTAAAATACCCAAACTATTTCAGCTCGCCTTGAACGCGTCTGGGAGCAGCAATGGTGACGTTTAGTTACTTACCCACTTTTACAACATATCTTTTGTTGTTTACAAATTATTCTCTCAAAATAACTTACTAAAATCATTTCACATATTTACTTAAAATGCAATTACTTCACTCATTAACACATTCTTAATTtttcaaaacagaaaataaaaataagaaaaaaaaacaaacaaaaacgatCATATTATTGTTTTACGTCTAAAATGACTAAGATTTGCGAATGTCCCGgtgatataagtaggtacaagtcAGTTCTTTAACACATTTTTATATAACATTCAGTCATTTCCGTTAGCAAAAATATCCAGGATTGTTTCCAAACATCACACATTTATCacccttttacttgaaaaaaaaaaaagtagatatTTCCCTTAAAATAATATGAATCTCTTATCTATTACTGTGTCATTCGGCTATTACATAGTTACTCATtcataaaactcataatacTGTGTATGTACTTGGACAATATTATATGCGGGTATCTTATATTCGAGTAATTATCATATTTCAATAATTCTAGGCATCCCAGTCGAACTAGAGATCATTGTGATAAATACCTTCAATTAttgatgtgccgtcggaaactTTCCAGAATTGCGAAATTTAAACATGGTAGAATTTCGGAAACTTCTgatacttttatatccatagaaatataaattttccatttacAAAATGaatgtttgtataattttcctgaaatttccgatAATTTTTCGAactttttggaaattttccgcAATTTGCACATTTGTACCTTCAATTGCATTTTATATACAAAAGTACATCACTCTGAAACTGCGTATACCAGCTCAAGCGAGCACATTCATGAATTAGACATGCTTAGGATCTACTCTAAATACTACTACACTTATGAAAATGAGGAGTGACTTATCGTTATATTTACAAGTTGGCGACCAATGCGATATCTATCGAGAGGACATCTGTCTGTTTAATAACATCTTAAGTTTTTGAGCTAAACATAATCGTGTTTGTTTGTATCTCAAAACTAGGTTCAATTCAAGTTGGTTGAAATCTAATAATAGGTTTCTATTCAGATATTTTGGCTATATTTTGTTCATTTAACCCATTAACCGCAAAATCGGCGTAGCGTTGAAAGGGATCATATTAATGATATCTACTACACATGTAAGtagtagttttgaatgattcacggttagtttcactatattgaccgggatatggaccgtgattaccttttgtattattttcgagctcccgatgtCAAATGTGtcgaatcctgtgatttgtttgtgtattggctcctctacactatgactggcgggcacgatagtgtagaaggcctactcggcagtccccgccTATAATCGCCAATgatcgcctgcgacccgtgagttgtcgatttttgggcacgcatcaaaggaAATCGCCGAGTGGTTGCGTTGTATAGGCGATCATGTAGAATTGTAGATGATCTTGacgatgatactatcaacgatcatcgccgatagtgtagaggaggcataAAAAaacagtgatatccgaatcaaacacgcgtagtgacactgtGAGTGTATTGTGCTTGGTTGGACAGACCAatgagtgtgaatgcgaccgatggtaacgttgaaagcgaacgtagccacgcgcacgaatgagggtagaccgagcgcggtctacacaactttgacacccacccgctatcttcagtcacccgtgaacaagatgcatgtaactgcgtcgaaatatcgggagctcaaaaacaatacaaaaggtaatcacggtaaatatcctggtcaatatatAGGTAAGTCTACATGCAAGTAGATCAGTCGCTTGCACTAGTATATTGATTTGTTTTATATGGTCTTTTATAATTAATTCATAATGATTGATTAATGATTACTATAGTTATCCGATCAATTagttattataatcataatcagttGGTTTAAACTCCAATTAGTATCAGAGAtgcattcaaaatatttagcatTGTGCAGTATCCGctagaatattaaaataatataaaattaggattatcattatttttatagtagATCGAACAGTGTAAAACTTTTACATTTACAATTAGGGTAGGAACTAAGGTAAATATCATTATAATTTCGCGATGTATATTTAGAATAGAAGACGTGATTTGGATTTAAATCTGTTCAAACGTGCATCAAATACGCTGCCACAAGgaaaattcataatttttttaactaccTAATATAAGTCAGATTAATCTTTTTACATAGTATTTTACGTTTAAAAACAACTAATGAATCAGTAAATTACATGAATCTAGtttaactggatcggtcatgaggggtggggggaaatgaccgaacgggatagtcttatgtatctttctgtaggagtagcagagaaagggctgtttttgtttgtccttgtcacagtatcaatttttttttattccccaccgtaaatttagtatggtttatggtgggcaacaaatctactcgaccaatcatattgtcgcattgcgtatgttctgtccatCACGGGCGCatgcgtatagctcatctatgtaatggTAAATTAGCATTATCGCACAAAGTGGTGTTACAAAATCGCCAATGGAGGAATCATAActtttttgtaagtaggtattcCCTCCAAGACAAACAAAAGTTCATGAAGTATTAACATTAGCCCGCTAAGCATTAAATATCCCGATGAGTGGTGTCGTTACTACCAACTATAACT
This DNA window, taken from Cydia strobilella chromosome 4, ilCydStro3.1, whole genome shotgun sequence, encodes the following:
- the LOC134740787 gene encoding uncharacterized protein LOC134740787, with amino-acid sequence MVYYIFALFFATIHMVAAGDHDITSCLELFKPENIEQNCCEIADLENKEHFDSCKTGDEWECENAKCVLRKSDLLSGDTLDEKKTRDLLEKIKQKRPESKAMIDRVRTECLEGKYEDYPPKEACPLIRFQICSYINALVECDKWKQDDTCKKFSDHAKTCKSVLDKLKE